In Dermacentor andersoni chromosome 4, qqDerAnde1_hic_scaffold, whole genome shotgun sequence, the following proteins share a genomic window:
- the LOC126520414 gene encoding uncharacterized protein → MQKLLHNHGALVLKQKTWACTPAAGHIVKPTSCRTTWEPLQLRLQLPLSRNVGHSSLNLATGHLVLVTRKLLSPRFLKMHKTALSKWCQMSSVGNLFLNMLF, encoded by the exons ATGCAGAAGCTCCTGCACAATCACGGAGCTCTGGTGTTGAAGCAAAAG ACTTGGGCTTGCACTCCCGCAGCAGGCCACATTGTGAAGCCGACAAGTTGTCGCACCACATGG GAACCACTGCAGCTGCGGCTTCAGCTGCCTCTGTCCAGGAATGTGGGTCACAGCAGCTTG AACCTAGCGACAGGCCATCTGGTGCTGGTGACGCGGAAGCTTCTCAGCCCTCGG TTTCTCAAGATGCACAAAACAGCATTGAGCAAGTGGTGCCAGATGAGCTCGGTAGGAAACCTTTTCTTAAACATGCTCTTTTGa
- the LOC126520415 gene encoding uncharacterized protein, protein MVKAVQKKEPVFGIKGPSTLIKLRGFDLVWGLPPDYMHCVLEGVTKQVTEMWLSATGSTWYIGRHMKLIDSRLLLIKPPIIFSRSGRPLSDRAFWKAAEWRSWLLFYSLPCVSDILPRPYLTHFALLAKAVFLLLEDVILEDEICAAERSLLAFVQQMAKLYGQNAMTFNVHQLLHLTKSTRMFGPLWATSTFPFEDGIGRALQLVTAAKYVPAQISERCIMHQTFRTVSVHMDLQPSLLSAKKELEHSYKRCSQTCVLGQASYALLHSRLDSSCFHFVTLTVTYGPLTPSFKSHDGSALLP, encoded by the exons ATGGTGAAAGCAGTGCAGAAGAAGGAACCAGTGTTCGGCATAAAAGGTCCATCCACTCTGATCAAGCTGCGAGGCTTTGATCTCGTCTGGGGCCTGCCTCCTGACTACATGCACTGCGTCTTGGAAGGTGTGACCAAACAGGTTACTGAAATGTGGCTGTCAGCTACAGGTTCCACGTGGTATATTGGGAGGCACATGAAGCTAATTGATTCGAGGTTGCTCTTGATAAAGCCACCAATAATCTTTTCAAGATCAGGACGGCCTTTGTCAGATCGTGCTTTTTGGAAGGCTGCAGAGTGGCGCTCTTGGCTTCTTTTCTACAGCCTTCCATGTGTCTCTGACATATTGCCCCGACCTTATCTGACACATTTCGCACTTCTTGCAAAGGCTGTGTTTCTTTTATTGGAGGATGTTATCCTAGAAGATGAAATTTGTGCTGCTGAGAGGTCCCTCTTAGCATTTGTTCAGCAGATGGCCAAGTTGTATGGGCAGAATGCAATGACTTTTAATGTGCATCAATTATTGCACCTCACAAAGTCGACACGAATGTTTGGCCCCTTGTGGGCTACATCAACGTTTCCCTTTGAAGATGGAATTGGCAGGGCACTGCAGCTTGTGACAGCAGCTAAATATGTGCCTGCTCAGATTTCTGAACGGTGCATCATGCACCAAACCTTCAGAACAGTTTCAGTGCATATGGACCTTCAACCAAGTCTTTTGTCTGCCAAAAAAGAGCTTGAACATAGTTATAAGCGTTGTTCTCAGACATGTGTTCTTGGACAG GCGTCGTATGCCCTGCTGCACTCTCGTCTCGATTCCAGCTGCTTCCATTTCGTCACACTCACGGTCACATATGGGCCGCTTACCCCCTCGTTTAAGTCTCATGACGGCAGTGCACTGCTTCCATAG